A region of Moorena sp. SIOASIH DNA encodes the following proteins:
- a CDS encoding CHAT domain-containing protein, which yields MIRQSSVRIVLGLLFLSSLTISLWLGHLSSTTWQPQVGNPATAQSPDASQLVQQGVEHYQLGDFTSAIEYWQTALTTYQQTNNRPNQTIVLENLARAYQQIGQIDQAINYWEKVITNYQQLGDLQQVGRMLTEQAQAYSKLGQNQKAIALLCGTINHDHPCVPESALELAHTHQDQLGVAAALGSLGDAYRLRGKYDIAINYLEESLTIAQDIDHLAYQSSALNSIGNAYSSKAQLSYRRANSAEKIGYKEKASELEAKAKNNDSEALKYFQKSLDLAIIQNDQSGQMRARLNEIPLYYRLDKSSASVREWQKEWQKAYSLLESLPDSQDKVYAAIELANLLQPIAPAHETSPWMRCYQPKLEPQATALLAQAVSIAQRINDHRSQSFALGELGHIYECRDQYTKALELSQQARLAAEQNLLAQDSLYLWEWQTARIFKEQGKVDEAIGAYEKAIATLETIRSDILTASRDVQFDFIDTVNPIYRQLVELRLEGDQTLLKSASPDVRTQNINIVLKTFDALKLAELQDYFGNDCVLPAVNPARVDLVSTRTAVISTIILKDRTAVILSLPNGEKQWSWIDSNRESLREDINKFRKELESFFEPYNSQQAQKIYNGLIRPFANQLEQAQIETLVFINDGILRTVPMAALHDGEKFLIERYAIATTPTLTLTEPKPLTPRSWRALVLGLTKEAIVDGREFEALSNVSTEVKAVTQTIPDSKQLLDEEFTRDRLQEELGATVYPIIHIATHGEFGTEPEDTFIVIGENDQLTIDELDRVIRSVASTTEPVELISLTACRTATGDDRAALGLAGVAVQAGARSALASLWFINDQTTAQIAAQFYQGLRQLNLNKAQALRAAQIALLEAGGQYARPAYWAPYLVIGNWL from the coding sequence ATGATCCGCCAATCCAGTGTCCGTATCGTTCTAGGACTTCTTTTCCTCTCCAGCCTCACCATTAGCCTGTGGCTCGGTCATCTTTCTTCTACCACCTGGCAACCGCAAGTGGGAAACCCAGCCACAGCTCAATCCCCTGATGCTAGCCAACTTGTCCAACAAGGGGTGGAACACTACCAACTGGGAGATTTTACTAGCGCTATAGAGTATTGGCAAACTGCCCTAACTACTTATCAACAAACCAACAACCGCCCTAACCAAACTATTGTTCTAGAAAACCTAGCCAGAGCTTATCAGCAAATTGGTCAAATCGACCAAGCCATTAACTACTGGGAAAAAGTCATCACTAATTATCAGCAACTGGGGGATTTACAACAGGTAGGGCGGATGCTTACCGAACAGGCTCAAGCTTATAGTAAATTGGGGCAAAATCAAAAAGCGATCGCATTATTATGTGGTACCATTAATCACGATCACCCCTGTGTGCCAGAAAGTGCTTTAGAACTGGCTCACACCCATCAAGACCAACTTGGAGTTGCTGCGGCTCTGGGGAGTTTAGGGGATGCTTATCGCCTCAGGGGCAAGTACGATATAGCGATTAACTATCTCGAAGAGAGCTTAACAATTGCCCAAGACATTGACCACCTTGCCTATCAATCCTCAGCCCTGAATAGTATAGGCAATGCCTACAGTAGCAAAGCTCAGCTCAGCTATCGTCGGGCAAATTCTGCTGAAAAAATCGGCTACAAAGAAAAGGCTTCGGAACTCGAAGCAAAAGCTAAAAATAACGATAGCGAAGCACTAAAGTATTTTCAGAAAAGCCTCGACCTAGCTATTATTCAAAACGACCAATCCGGTCAAATGCGGGCAAGGCTTAATGAGATTCCCCTGTACTATCGCCTCGATAAATCTAGCGCTAGTGTTAGAGAATGGCAAAAAGAATGGCAAAAAGCCTACTCCCTCTTGGAAAGTCTACCAGATTCCCAGGATAAGGTTTATGCTGCCATTGAGTTAGCTAACCTGTTGCAACCGATTGCTCCGGCTCATGAAACCAGTCCCTGGATGCGATGCTATCAGCCCAAACTAGAACCCCAGGCTACTGCACTCCTCGCTCAAGCCGTTTCAATAGCGCAACGGATTAATGACCACCGCTCCCAATCCTTTGCCCTAGGGGAACTGGGTCATATCTATGAGTGTCGTGACCAGTATACGAAAGCCCTAGAGTTAAGCCAACAGGCTCGATTAGCAGCTGAGCAAAACTTGCTGGCACAGGATAGTCTGTACTTGTGGGAGTGGCAAACAGCACGGATTTTTAAGGAGCAGGGGAAAGTAGATGAGGCAATTGGAGCCTATGAAAAAGCGATCGCTACTCTCGAAACAATCCGTAGCGATATCCTAACTGCCAGTCGAGATGTCCAATTTGATTTTATTGACACCGTTAACCCAATTTACCGACAGTTAGTGGAATTGAGGTTAGAGGGAGATCAAACCTTACTAAAATCAGCTTCACCCGATGTGCGTACTCAGAATATTAACATTGTCCTGAAAACCTTTGATGCTCTCAAACTAGCAGAATTACAAGATTATTTTGGTAACGACTGTGTGTTACCAGCAGTGAATCCAGCCAGAGTTGACCTAGTCAGTACTAGAACAGCAGTGATTAGCACCATTATCCTGAAAGACCGAACTGCAGTAATTTTAAGTCTGCCGAATGGTGAAAAGCAATGGTCGTGGATTGATAGTAATCGCGAAAGTCTAAGAGAAGACATTAATAAATTTCGTAAAGAACTAGAAAGCTTTTTTGAGCCTTACAATTCCCAACAAGCACAAAAAATTTACAATGGGTTAATTCGTCCTTTTGCCAATCAATTAGAACAAGCTCAAATAGAAACCCTGGTCTTCATCAATGATGGCATCCTACGCACTGTGCCAATGGCAGCCCTCCACGACGGCGAAAAATTTTTAATTGAACGCTATGCGATCGCAACCACTCCCACCCTCACCCTGACTGAGCCTAAACCATTAACCCCTCGGAGTTGGCGAGCACTGGTGTTGGGCTTAACCAAAGAAGCTATTGTCGATGGTCGTGAATTTGAAGCCTTGAGCAATGTATCCACAGAAGTTAAGGCAGTGACACAAACCATACCAGATAGCAAACAGCTACTGGATGAGGAATTTACCCGCGATCGCTTACAAGAAGAATTAGGTGCAACGGTTTACCCGATTATTCACATAGCTACTCACGGTGAGTTCGGCACTGAACCGGAGGATACTTTTATAGTCATCGGGGAAAATGATCAACTCACCATTGATGAATTAGATCGGGTAATTCGCAGCGTAGCTAGTACTACTGAGCCAGTGGAGTTAATCTCCCTCACTGCCTGTCGAACCGCCACTGGTGATGACCGAGCAGCATTAGGTTTAGCAGGTGTAGCTGTTCAAGCAGGAGCCAGAAGTGCCTTAGCATCGCTTTGGTTCATTAATGATCAAACTACTGCCCAAATTGCTGCCCAATTCTACCAGGGTTTGCGACAATTAAACTTAAACAAAGCCCAAGCGCTTCGTGCTGCTCAAATCGCTTTACTTGAAGCAGGAGGACAATATGCTCGCCCCGCCTATTGGGCACCTTATCTAGTAATTGGCAATTGGTTGTAA
- a CDS encoding ParM/StbA family protein: protein MTAKQLATLVNKVPILSIDLGRTSTKACISRYPDGVVLIPANVAHLTVEQVRRGGFETRQGDPLLDIWLEYQGKGYAIGQLAADFGANLGVGQSKVEDALIKVFACIGHFELQGDLAIIMGLPYHSQEQFEREKEELIGILASPHVMYYRGEQVSITIKKVWVIPEGYGSLIWVEVQENDPSDGGLHDRSVAVVDIGHQTTDFIMADSFRFARGASQSEAFAMNEFYDQLAAQIQGADSQSLLLIKAVNRPEGERFYRPKGAAQPTDLDEIIPSLRKSFARELSDRLLAWLPERTTDVVVTGGGGQFFWNDLQLIFKEARLKGYLAQPSRKANALGQYIYGEVQKQSASR, encoded by the coding sequence ATGACTGCTAAACAGCTTGCTACCCTCGTGAACAAAGTTCCTATTCTCAGTATTGACTTAGGTCGCACCTCTACTAAAGCTTGTATCAGCCGTTACCCCGATGGTGTAGTGCTCATTCCTGCCAACGTTGCCCATCTCACCGTTGAGCAAGTGCGTCGGGGTGGGTTTGAAACTCGACAGGGTGACCCTCTATTAGATATTTGGCTGGAGTATCAAGGCAAAGGATACGCCATTGGACAACTAGCCGCTGACTTCGGAGCTAACTTGGGTGTTGGTCAATCGAAAGTAGAAGATGCCTTGATAAAAGTCTTTGCCTGCATAGGACATTTCGAGCTTCAAGGTGACTTGGCAATTATCATGGGATTGCCCTACCATTCCCAAGAGCAGTTTGAGCGTGAAAAAGAGGAATTAATTGGTATCCTGGCTTCCCCTCATGTCATGTACTACAGAGGGGAACAAGTCTCGATTACGATTAAGAAAGTTTGGGTGATACCAGAGGGCTATGGTAGCTTGATCTGGGTTGAAGTTCAAGAGAACGATCCATCGGATGGCGGATTACACGACCGTTCCGTCGCCGTTGTGGATATTGGCCACCAAACCACTGACTTTATCATGGCAGATTCGTTCCGATTTGCTAGAGGAGCATCTCAGAGTGAAGCGTTTGCCATGAATGAGTTCTATGATCAATTAGCTGCGCAAATTCAGGGAGCTGACAGTCAATCGTTGCTATTAATCAAAGCGGTTAATCGTCCAGAGGGAGAGCGCTTCTATCGTCCTAAAGGTGCTGCTCAGCCCACAGACCTCGACGAAATTATACCGAGTTTGCGCAAAAGTTTTGCCCGTGAACTGTCAGATCGCTTGCTCGCTTGGCTACCAGAACGCACCACAGACGTAGTGGTGACTGGTGGTGGTGGACAATTCTTCTGGAATGATCTTCAACTTATCTTCAAAGAAGCTAGACTGAAGGGTTACTTAGCTCAACCCTCTCGAAAAGCCAATGCTTTGGGACAATACATTTATGGAGAGGTGCAAAAGCAGTCAGCATCTCGATAA
- a CDS encoding D-alanine--D-alanine ligase family protein, with protein MKRVGLLFGGVSGEHEVSISSARAIANALGADENASKYELLPVYIQKNGIWTVGETIAQVLDSGTPLESAPSGNVWQFPALVSEVDVWFPILHGPNGEDGTVQGLLTLMAVPFVGSGVLGSAVGMDKLVMKTVFAQAGLPQVKYMEVLRTQVWSDPCVFTKLCDQIEETLNYPYFVKPANLGSSVGIAKVRSRSELEAALDHAASYDRRLIVEEGVVGREVECAVLGNDHPKASVVGEITYESDFYDYETKYTQGQADLLIPAPLPSDVTTQIQEMAIQAFTAVDGAGLGRVDFFYVEATREIFINEINTLPGFTATSMYPQLWAATGVSFPELVDQLIQLAIDRA; from the coding sequence ATGAAACGAGTTGGACTGCTGTTTGGTGGTGTCTCAGGAGAACACGAAGTTTCCATTAGTTCTGCAAGAGCGATCGCAAACGCTCTGGGTGCCGACGAAAATGCCTCTAAGTACGAATTGCTGCCAGTGTACATTCAAAAAAATGGCATCTGGACAGTTGGAGAAACTATCGCACAGGTTTTAGACTCGGGAACCCCCCTGGAATCTGCTCCTAGCGGTAATGTCTGGCAATTTCCTGCCCTTGTCAGTGAGGTAGATGTGTGGTTTCCCATCCTCCATGGGCCGAATGGGGAAGATGGCACAGTTCAGGGATTACTAACCCTGATGGCAGTTCCCTTTGTGGGTAGTGGTGTTTTGGGTTCTGCTGTAGGCATGGACAAGCTGGTAATGAAGACAGTATTTGCTCAGGCCGGATTACCCCAAGTCAAATACATGGAAGTTTTGCGGACGCAAGTTTGGTCTGATCCCTGTGTATTTACCAAACTCTGTGACCAAATTGAGGAAACCTTAAACTATCCCTACTTTGTCAAACCAGCTAATTTAGGCTCATCGGTCGGGATTGCCAAAGTGCGATCGCGTTCTGAATTAGAAGCCGCCTTAGATCATGCTGCTAGTTATGACCGCAGGTTGATTGTAGAAGAAGGAGTAGTAGGGCGAGAAGTAGAGTGTGCTGTACTAGGGAACGATCATCCCAAAGCCTCAGTAGTTGGTGAAATTACCTATGAGAGTGATTTCTATGACTACGAAACCAAATACACTCAGGGTCAAGCGGACTTGTTAATCCCCGCTCCCTTGCCCAGTGACGTGACTACCCAGATTCAGGAAATGGCAATCCAGGCTTTTACTGCCGTTGATGGGGCTGGTTTAGGACGGGTAGACTTCTTTTATGTCGAAGCCACTAGGGAAATCTTCATCAACGAGATTAACACCTTACCAGGTTTTACAGCAACCAGTATGTATCCCCAACTGTGGGCAGCTACAGGTGTTTCGTTTCCAGAATTAGTGGATCAGTTAATTCAACTAGCAATAGATCGGGCTTGA
- the ndk gene encoding nucleoside-diphosphate kinase: MERTFLMVKPDGVQRNLVGQIIQRFETKGFTLVGLKLMSVSRELAEQHYAVHKERPFFPKLIEFIISGPVVAMVWEGNGVVASARKIIGATKPLEAEPGTIRGDYGLDTGRNLIHGSDAIETAQQEISLWFKEEELVSWEPTITPWLYE; this comes from the coding sequence TTGGAACGGACATTTCTGATGGTTAAGCCGGATGGTGTACAACGGAATCTTGTTGGTCAAATCATCCAGCGTTTTGAGACAAAAGGTTTTACCCTAGTTGGGCTGAAGCTGATGAGCGTCAGCCGTGAACTTGCCGAACAGCATTACGCTGTTCACAAAGAGAGACCTTTCTTTCCCAAACTAATCGAATTCATCATCTCTGGCCCTGTAGTAGCAATGGTCTGGGAAGGAAATGGAGTAGTGGCTTCCGCAAGAAAGATTATTGGTGCTACCAAACCTCTGGAGGCTGAACCAGGAACCATTCGGGGCGATTATGGGTTAGACACAGGTCGCAATCTTATCCATGGCTCAGATGCCATTGAGACAGCGCAGCAGGAGATTAGTCTTTGGTTTAAGGAAGAAGAGCTCGTTAGCTGGGAACCAACCATAACCCCTTGGCTTTACGAGTAA
- a CDS encoding DUF475 domain-containing protein: protein MLDQILNSSFNVGLEAPVVLLILVALEAVLSADNAIALAAISQGLETKELQRHALNLGLAVAYVLRISLILTATWVVQFWQFELLGAAYLLWLVFEYFTSDQDEEDHHHGPKFTSLWQAIPLIAVTDLAFSLDSVTTAIAISDQTWLVIAGGTIGVITLRFMAGLFIRWLKEYVYLEDAGYITVGFVGLRLLVRAIKPELVPPEWLMIAAIALVFMWGFSEKSKTPNLESIPVENEAQPALRKDQRAKEASR, encoded by the coding sequence ATGCTAGACCAAATTCTTAACTCATCGTTTAATGTTGGGCTTGAGGCTCCTGTGGTTTTGTTGATTCTGGTGGCACTAGAAGCTGTACTGTCTGCTGATAATGCGATCGCATTAGCTGCGATCTCCCAAGGCTTAGAAACCAAAGAACTTCAACGCCATGCTCTTAACTTGGGCTTAGCAGTTGCCTATGTCCTACGAATCAGTTTGATTCTCACAGCCACTTGGGTAGTGCAGTTTTGGCAGTTTGAGTTATTGGGAGCTGCCTATCTGCTGTGGTTGGTCTTTGAGTATTTCACCTCTGATCAAGATGAAGAAGATCACCATCATGGCCCGAAGTTTACTTCTCTATGGCAGGCAATTCCCCTAATTGCTGTAACGGATTTAGCTTTTTCCTTGGATAGTGTCACGACAGCGATCGCAATTTCTGACCAGACCTGGCTGGTTATTGCTGGTGGCACCATTGGGGTAATTACCCTGCGCTTCATGGCGGGCTTATTTATTCGTTGGTTGAAAGAGTATGTCTATCTGGAGGATGCTGGCTACATCACCGTGGGTTTTGTGGGATTGCGCCTGTTGGTCAGAGCGATTAAACCGGAATTAGTGCCACCGGAATGGTTAATGATTGCTGCTATTGCCCTAGTGTTCATGTGGGGATTTTCTGAAAAGTCTAAGACCCCAAACCTGGAGTCAATTCCTGTAGAGAACGAAGCGCAACCGGCTTTGAGGAAAGACCAAAGGGCAAAAGAAGCTAGCCGCTAA
- the psaM gene encoding photosystem I reaction center subunit XII — protein MPISDAQVIGALFLALIPGFLAFRLSTELYK, from the coding sequence ATGCCTATTTCAGATGCGCAAGTTATCGGAGCTCTATTCCTGGCTTTGATTCCGGGATTTCTAGCATTCCGGCTGTCTACCGAACTTTACAAATAG
- a CDS encoding tetratricopeptide repeat protein encodes MRLVPRKSHIHSVKSLRTLANSKVKQGDYSSAIALLTQLINLNPTSALDYNNRGLLYFQSGQPYKALFDYNQALRIDPTLDRAYNNRANYYASVGQLAEALTDYEQAIDLNPGNIRTWINQAITFRELGLYDLALENLDMALMLGCLEDHVYAQRGRTYHLRGDWNCAISDYQKALKWLPKSGSSDSLREKVENWINDLLKPLRA; translated from the coding sequence GTGAGGCTAGTGCCTAGAAAAAGCCACATACACTCTGTGAAAAGCCTGCGCACGTTAGCAAACTCGAAAGTGAAACAAGGGGATTACAGCAGTGCGATCGCATTGTTAACCCAGTTGATTAATCTCAATCCCACCAGTGCATTAGACTACAACAATCGGGGATTGCTGTATTTCCAAAGTGGTCAGCCCTACAAAGCCCTATTTGATTACAATCAGGCACTGCGAATTGATCCAACATTGGACAGAGCTTACAACAATCGCGCTAATTATTATGCATCAGTTGGGCAACTGGCTGAAGCCCTCACCGACTACGAGCAAGCTATTGATCTCAATCCAGGAAATATCCGCACCTGGATTAACCAAGCGATCACCTTCCGGGAATTGGGATTGTACGATTTAGCCCTAGAAAACCTTGACATGGCTCTAATGCTAGGATGCCTGGAAGACCATGTCTATGCTCAGAGAGGGCGTACTTACCATCTCAGGGGTGACTGGAACTGTGCCATCAGTGACTATCAAAAGGCTCTGAAGTGGCTGCCCAAGTCCGGTTCTTCTGATTCCTTGCGCGAGAAAGTGGAAAATTGGATCAATGATTTGCTTAAGCCACTGAGAGCTTAA
- a CDS encoding cation:proton antiporter, giving the protein MADTTAWVNLLTPLPFLPPEHPLPSLLATATEATANEAENGSLVLAGVLLSLVVIYFASKLGGEICARINLPPVLGELVGGVVVGVSALNLLVFPEGGSGATNSVMMTFLQTTAGLTPEATNSVFQSTSEVISVLAELGVIILLFEIGLESDLKELIRVGPQAAVVAVVGVVVPFAAGTAGLAFLFHISAVPAIFAGAALTATSIGITAKVLAEIGQLSSKEGQIIIGAAVLDDVLGIIVLAVVASLAKTGEVVITNVIYLIISAGVFLVGAILIGRFLGPYFVALVKEMKTRGQVLLTALIFAFVLSYIATAIQLEAILGAFAAGLVLAETDKRRELEEQVLPVADILVPIFFVTVGAKTDLSVLNPAVPSNREGLILATFLIVVAILGKVITGLTVFGQSGINRLAIGVGMIPRGEVGLVFAGVGSASGALSEATEAAIIMMVILTTFIAPPLLRLVFQEPSEQVETAGES; this is encoded by the coding sequence ATGGCTGATACAACTGCCTGGGTGAATCTCCTCACCCCCTTACCATTCCTCCCCCCTGAACACCCTCTCCCATCCCTATTGGCAACAGCAACTGAAGCCACTGCTAATGAAGCAGAAAACGGTTCACTGGTTCTTGCAGGAGTGCTATTGAGTCTAGTGGTGATCTACTTCGCCAGTAAACTCGGAGGCGAAATTTGTGCTCGGATTAACTTACCACCCGTATTAGGGGAATTGGTCGGTGGTGTAGTTGTCGGGGTTTCTGCCCTAAATCTGCTAGTTTTCCCAGAAGGGGGCAGTGGGGCTACCAATTCCGTAATGATGACCTTTCTCCAAACTACCGCTGGTCTAACCCCAGAAGCTACCAACTCAGTATTTCAGTCTACTAGCGAGGTGATTTCCGTCTTGGCGGAACTCGGCGTGATCATCCTGTTATTTGAAATTGGACTAGAGTCTGACCTCAAAGAACTGATCCGTGTTGGTCCGCAGGCTGCTGTGGTAGCTGTAGTTGGGGTGGTTGTCCCCTTTGCTGCTGGTACTGCTGGTTTAGCTTTCCTATTTCATATTTCTGCTGTCCCTGCTATTTTTGCTGGTGCTGCCCTAACTGCCACTAGTATCGGGATTACCGCTAAAGTCCTAGCAGAAATTGGACAGCTCAGTTCTAAAGAAGGGCAAATTATTATTGGTGCTGCCGTACTCGATGATGTCTTAGGAATTATTGTCCTGGCTGTGGTGGCTAGTCTGGCAAAAACTGGGGAAGTCGTGATCACTAATGTGATCTATTTGATTATTAGTGCTGGTGTCTTCCTAGTTGGAGCAATTCTAATCGGTCGCTTCCTCGGTCCGTATTTCGTTGCCTTGGTCAAGGAAATGAAAACACGAGGTCAGGTATTACTGACAGCACTCATTTTTGCCTTTGTCTTGTCCTATATTGCCACAGCTATCCAATTAGAAGCCATTTTAGGAGCCTTTGCTGCTGGGCTAGTCTTGGCAGAAACGGATAAACGTCGAGAATTGGAAGAACAGGTCCTACCAGTGGCAGATATACTTGTGCCGATCTTCTTTGTTACAGTGGGAGCCAAAACTGATTTGAGTGTCCTTAACCCAGCAGTTCCCAGTAATCGCGAGGGTTTGATCTTGGCAACTTTCCTGATTGTGGTGGCAATTCTTGGTAAGGTGATCACAGGATTGACAGTCTTTGGTCAATCAGGAATTAACCGCTTGGCTATTGGGGTTGGCATGATTCCCAGAGGTGAAGTGGGGCTGGTCTTTGCTGGTGTTGGTTCAGCAAGTGGTGCTCTTTCAGAAGCGACTGAAGCAGCGATTATCATGATGGTTATCTTAACGACTTTTATTGCTCCGCCTTTGTTGCGGTTGGTCTTTCAAGAGCCATCTGAGCAGGTGGAAACAGCTGGAGAGTCTTGA
- a CDS encoding N-acetylmuramoyl-L-alanine amidase — protein MRFRWLLLLSSSLTFSLFSLAAQARELLFWQYDRNQNRLEFTTDVGVQPTAQLISNPTRLVIDLPGINVGGPSTNQRLSGAIREVRVGQFERQTTRIVVELAPGYTIDPQQVKFRGISPNQWTVQLPQPYRGSLPVLPNPAPPSLPPAQPPTRTQSPPPRPTIPRSNPTIPRSNPGIRRQGFQINRNGFFISTDGGKPIIQIERSRNNRRINIDLEGVTIAESLLGEDLEVNRYGVSKIEFEKKKESPPIVRMTLNVDSDSPDWLASFSERLGGVLIFPRGVPAQRLDNGPTSKVPTKPIQSRGSANTGKLATIGSVELASNQTQLLIKANQRVRATSKWDPRSKSYQITIPNAKLAEKFSGPQLNTTSPVSEVMVRQEDKNTVLILVQPSNGTRIGSLNQLNDQLLALQLRPFLSSRPTRIPPRSIPVPPPNSIPVPPPNRTRPPIPRRRVPKERLVVVIDAGHGGKDPGAIGLGGIQEKDVNLSISRQVEALLEKQGIQVVMTRSDDRFISLDGRVQVAERTDADLFVSIHANAIGRNRPDVNGLETYYYSTGQSLAQTIHYTILRSVDIRDRRTRRARFYVLRKTSMPAVLVEVGFLTGYEDSAKLKTAAYRSQMARAIARGILLYIRQNRLYSAESVDLS, from the coding sequence GTGAGGTTTCGCTGGCTACTGCTACTCTCCAGCTCTTTGACATTTTCTCTATTTTCATTGGCGGCTCAAGCCCGTGAACTACTATTTTGGCAATATGATCGCAATCAGAATCGCCTGGAATTTACCACTGATGTGGGTGTACAACCCACAGCCCAACTCATTTCTAATCCTACCCGGTTAGTCATTGATTTGCCGGGAATTAACGTCGGAGGTCCATCAACAAATCAGCGTCTAAGCGGGGCGATTCGGGAAGTGCGAGTGGGGCAATTTGAGAGACAAACCACTCGGATTGTGGTTGAATTGGCTCCTGGTTACACTATAGACCCCCAGCAGGTAAAATTTCGGGGTATTAGCCCCAATCAGTGGACTGTACAATTACCTCAGCCCTATCGAGGGTCACTGCCGGTTCTGCCTAACCCAGCACCGCCATCCCTACCACCGGCTCAGCCGCCGACCCGCACTCAATCCCCTCCACCACGGCCAACTATTCCGAGATCCAATCCAACTATTCCGAGATCCAATCCGGGGATTCGCCGCCAAGGCTTTCAGATCAATAGAAATGGATTTTTTATCAGTACCGATGGTGGGAAACCCATCATTCAAATCGAACGAAGTCGCAATAACCGCCGCATTAACATCGACCTAGAAGGGGTTACGATTGCCGAGAGTCTGTTAGGGGAAGATTTGGAGGTAAATCGCTACGGGGTTAGCAAAATCGAGTTTGAAAAGAAAAAAGAGTCCCCACCGATTGTCCGGATGACCCTGAATGTGGATAGTGACAGCCCTGATTGGCTGGCATCGTTCAGTGAAAGATTGGGAGGGGTGTTGATTTTCCCTAGGGGTGTCCCGGCTCAAAGGTTAGATAATGGACCAACATCCAAAGTGCCAACCAAACCGATTCAATCCCGTGGCTCGGCTAATACCGGTAAGTTAGCCACCATTGGGTCAGTGGAATTGGCTAGCAATCAGACTCAGCTGTTGATTAAAGCTAACCAACGGGTCAGAGCCACTAGCAAATGGGATCCTCGTTCAAAGTCTTACCAAATTACTATACCGAATGCCAAACTAGCTGAGAAGTTCAGTGGCCCTCAACTTAATACCACTAGTCCTGTATCAGAGGTGATGGTGCGGCAGGAGGACAAAAACACAGTGCTGATTCTGGTACAGCCATCAAACGGTACCCGAATTGGCAGCCTCAATCAGCTCAATGATCAGCTGTTGGCTCTGCAACTAAGACCATTTCTATCAAGCAGGCCAACCAGGATACCCCCGCGCTCGATTCCTGTGCCACCGCCTAACTCGATTCCTGTGCCACCGCCTAACCGGACTCGCCCACCAATTCCCAGACGTCGGGTTCCCAAAGAGCGCCTGGTAGTGGTCATTGATGCCGGACACGGTGGCAAAGACCCTGGTGCTATTGGGCTTGGGGGTATACAAGAAAAAGATGTTAATTTGTCGATTTCCCGACAGGTGGAAGCGCTGTTGGAAAAACAGGGGATCCAGGTTGTCATGACCCGCTCAGATGACCGATTCATCAGTCTGGATGGACGAGTTCAAGTGGCAGAACGGACGGATGCTGATTTATTTGTCAGCATCCACGCCAATGCTATCGGGCGTAACCGACCAGATGTGAATGGATTAGAAACTTACTACTACTCTACTGGTCAGAGTCTTGCCCAAACCATCCACTACACTATCTTGCGGAGCGTGGATATTCGTGACCGACGTACCCGACGGGCGAGGTTTTATGTGCTCAGGAAAACCTCCATGCCAGCAGTTTTGGTAGAAGTTGGTTTTCTAACTGGCTATGAAGACTCCGCTAAACTGAAAACTGCCGCCTATCGCAGCCAGATGGCTAGAGCGATCGCTCGTGGCATCCTCCTATACATTCGGCAAAATCGGTTATATTCGGCAGAATCGGTTGACCTAAGTTGA